GGCGCTCGGCAGCGCCGCGACCCCCGCGATGGCCGGCGCCGCGCCGACCGGTTCCGGCGGCGGTCTGCCGGACGAGGTACTGCGGGAACGCCTGCGGGCGATCAGCGACGCCGGAATGCCGGGCGTCTTCGCCGAGGTACGCGACGGCCGCGCGACCTGGCGGGGAGCCAGCGGAGTCGCCGATGTGGAGACCGGACGGCCGGTCCGACCGGACTTCCAGCACCGGGTCGGCAGCATCACCAAGACCTTCGTGGCGACGGCGCTGCTGCAACTCGTCGCCGAGCGCCGGCTGTCGCTGGACGCACCGGTCGGCCGCTACCTGCCTGAACTCGTACCGGCCGGGGTGACCGTCCGGATGCTGCTGAACCAGACCGGCGGGATCAACGACTACGACCACGTCCTGTTCGGGACGCTGGAAGGCATCGAGAAGTACCAGCACACCACAATCAAGCCGGCGGAACTGGTCCGGATCGGACTGGCGGAGCCGCCGGTCGGCGCGCCGGGCGAGCATCACTACTACGCGAACACCAACTACATCCTGGCCGGGCTGCTCCTGGAACGGATCACCAAGCGGCCGGCCGCCGTGGAACTCACCCGCCGCATCCTGCGCCCGCTCGGCCTGCACGGGAGCTACTTCCCGGGTACGTCGCCCCGGATCGAAGGGCCGCACTCGGCGGCCTACCTGCCCTGGGACGACGCCACCCTGCGTGACTTCAGCGTCTACAACATGTCCTGGGCCTGGACGGCCGGGGAACTGGTCTCCACCACCGCCGACCTGAACCGGTTCTTCCGGGCGCTGCTCGGCGGGCAGCTGCTCCGGCCGACCGAACTGGCCGAGATGCGTCGGACCGTACCGGCCGATCCCGCCAACCCGGACGGCGGCCGGTACGGGCTGGGCCTGATCAGCGCGTCACTGCCCGGCATCCCCGTCTGGGGGCACGACGGCGTGGTCTTGGGGTCCGAGACCATGTCGCTGCATTCGGCGGACGGCCGGCGCCAGGTGAGCGTCGCGCTGAACGCCAGCCACTACTGGGCTCCCGGCCTGCCCGATCCGATCGGCGCGGCGCTGTTCGACTTCCTGCTCACCGCGCTGGGTGGAACAGCACCGGCCCCGACGGCGGCGAACCGGGCTCAGGGCGGCCGGACGGACGCCCTACGGTTCACTCCCGCCCCGGGCGCCTCGGCGTTCGCCCGGTAATCCGCTCGGCGGGCGCCCGCCCCGTTCCTGCGGCCGGCGCCCGCCGCACAACCTCCGGCGGCGAGTGTCGTCAAAGTAGTTGGTGTGCTCGTGGAGTTTGTATTGTAAACTCGTTTACGTGACCGGGAGCTTTGACAACGAATCTGTCGACGAACACGACGAACTGCCGCCGGCCGATCCGGCCGCCGCGCTCCGGCTGATCGCGGAGCAGCAGGCCGAGGCGGCCCGCAAGCTCAGCCCCAACCTGCTCTGGTACTACTGGCCCTGGGGTCTGGCCTGGCTGATCGGCTTCGGCCTGCTCTTCCTGCGGTTCGGGCCGGACGGCCGGGTGTTCGTCGAGCTGCCCCTCTGGCTGCCACTGGCCACCCTCTTCACCCTGCTGATCAGCGCCGGCATCATCTCCGGGATCACCGGCGCGCGGACCTACGGCCAGGTGACCGGCGACTCCAACCGGCGCGGTCTCTGGTACGGCCTGGCCTGGGGCCTCGGCTTCTCCGGCGTCATGGTGGTCCTCGGCCAGGTCTCCGACTACCTGCCGGAGGACATCGCAGGGCTGCTCTGGTCCGGCGTCCCGGTGGGGCTCACCGGCGCCCTACACATGGCCGGTGGCGCGATCTGGCTCGACCGCAACCTGTTCCGGCTGGGCGCCTGGATCAGCGTGATCAACATCGTCGGAGTGATCGCCGGACCGGGTTGGCACGCGCTGGTGGTCTCGATCGCCGGTGGTGGCGGAATGCTGGTGGCGGGCGTCGTCTTCCTGCTCCGCGACCGCGCCGGGAGCGCCCAGCGCGCTCGCCGGACCCCCAGTGCCCGGAGCGACCGGTGAGTGGGCCGCCCGAACTCGACCCGGTGATCCACGCCCAGGCCCGGCTGCGGGTCATGGCCACCCTCGCCACCCTCTGCGAGGGCGACCGGATCACCTTCCCCCGGCTCCAGGACGTCCTGCAGATGACCGCCGGCAACCTCTCGGTGCACCTCCGCAAGCTCGAGGAGGCCGGGTACGTCGAGATCGTCAAGACCCACCAGGGCCGTACCCCGACCACTCTCGTCGCACTCACCCGGCGCGGCCGGTTCGCCTTCGAGGAGTACACCCTGGCGGTCCGCGCCCTGCTCGACACGCCCCAGACGCTGGATCCCGCACAGACGGAGGAGAGATGATTCTCGCCCGCGCCGTCCAGGCCACCCGCCGATACGGCGACCTCATCGCCCTCGACCGAGCCGACCTCGACCTGCACGCCGGTGAACTCGTCGGCCTGCTCGGCCCCAACGGAGCCGGCAAGAGCACCCTGTTGAACCTGCTGGTCGGGCTGCGCCGGACCAGCTCCGGCCGGGTCGAACTGCTCGGCGGCGACCCCCGTGACCCGGCCTCCCGGCGGCAGATCGGGGTGACCCCCCAGGAGACCGGTCTGCCGCCCACGCTGCGGGTCGGCGAGGTGGTCGACTTCGTCTCCGCGCACTACCCCGACCCGGTGCCCCGGGCGGAACTGCTCGGCCGGTTCGGCATCGACGACCTCGCCCGGCGGCAGACCGGCGGGCTCTCCGGCGGGCAGAAGCGGCGGCTGGCCGTCGCGCTCGCGTTCGTCGGCCGGCCCCGTCTCGTCTTCCTCGACGAGCCGACCACCGGACTGGACGTGACCGCCCGCCGCGAGCTGTGGGACGGCATCCGCCAGTTCCACGCCGACGGCGGCACCGTGCTGCTCAGCAGCCACTATCTGGAAGAAATCGAGGCGCTCGCACACCGGGTGGTGGTCCTCGGCCGAGGCCGGGTACTCGCCGACGACAGCGTCAGTGCGATCCGGGACCTGGTCGGCGTACGCCGGGTCAGCCTGGTGGCTGCGGAGCTGCCCGCACTGCCGGGCGTACGCGGCGTCGAGCGGATCGACGGCGTCACGCACCTGCTCACCACCGACGCGGACCAGCTCGTCCGTGACCTGGTGGGCGCCGGGGTCCCGTTCTCCGGGCTGGAGATCAGGCCCACCTCGCTGGAGGACGCCTTCCTGGCCATCACCAACGACGCCGCCCCCGAGGCCGTGCAGACCGGCCCGCAGTCCGGTGCCGTGCAGTCCGAGGCCCGCCTCACTCAACCCGCTGACGTCTGAAGGAGGATCCGGTCGTGCGGCTGTCCCTCGTACACGCCAGATATCAACTGCTGGAAACGTTCCGGATCCCGATCGCGATCGTTGGCAGCGCCTTCTTCCCGGCCGCGTCGATGCTGTTCTTCGTCGTACCGTTCAGCGGGAACGACCCCGTCGTCGCCACCAACGCCACCGCCGCGATGGTCACCTTCGCGGTGATGAGCACCAACATCTTCCAGTACGGCATCGGGGTGGCCGAGGATCGGGCCCAACCCTGGGACCCTTACCTGCGGACGCTGCCCGCCGGCGCCGCTCCCCGGTTCGCCGGCCGGATCCTCGCCGGCCTGGCGATGACCATGCTGTCGCTGATCCCGGTGGTGGTGATCGCGGCGGTGGCGACCGAGGCGAGGGTCAGCGGTCCGGCGTTCCTGGCCGCGCTCGGCACGACCGTCATCATCGCCGTCCCGTTCACCCTGATGGGGCTCGCCATCGGGTACTCCCTACCGAGCAAGGCCGCGATCGTGGTCGCCCAGATCCTCTTCTTCCCGCTGGCCTTCGGGGGCGGTCTGCTCTTTCCGCCCGGCCAGTCACCCGGGTTCATCGAGACGATCGCCCCCTACCTGCCGACCCGGGGCGCGGCGGAGCTGATGTGGGCGTCCGTCGGGGACTTCGCGGTCAACCCGCTGTCGCTGGTCATGCTCGGCGTCTGGATCGTGGTGCTGGCCGCGATCGCCGGCTGGGCCTACCGGCGCG
The nucleotide sequence above comes from Plantactinospora soyae. Encoded proteins:
- a CDS encoding serine hydrolase domain-containing protein encodes the protein MAGAAPTGSGGGLPDEVLRERLRAISDAGMPGVFAEVRDGRATWRGASGVADVETGRPVRPDFQHRVGSITKTFVATALLQLVAERRLSLDAPVGRYLPELVPAGVTVRMLLNQTGGINDYDHVLFGTLEGIEKYQHTTIKPAELVRIGLAEPPVGAPGEHHYYANTNYILAGLLLERITKRPAAVELTRRILRPLGLHGSYFPGTSPRIEGPHSAAYLPWDDATLRDFSVYNMSWAWTAGELVSTTADLNRFFRALLGGQLLRPTELAEMRRTVPADPANPDGGRYGLGLISASLPGIPVWGHDGVVLGSETMSLHSADGRRQVSVALNASHYWAPGLPDPIGAALFDFLLTALGGTAPAPTAANRAQGGRTDALRFTPAPGASAFAR
- a CDS encoding ABC transporter ATP-binding protein yields the protein MILARAVQATRRYGDLIALDRADLDLHAGELVGLLGPNGAGKSTLLNLLVGLRRTSSGRVELLGGDPRDPASRRQIGVTPQETGLPPTLRVGEVVDFVSAHYPDPVPRAELLGRFGIDDLARRQTGGLSGGQKRRLAVALAFVGRPRLVFLDEPTTGLDVTARRELWDGIRQFHADGGTVLLSSHYLEEIEALAHRVVVLGRGRVLADDSVSAIRDLVGVRRVSLVAAELPALPGVRGVERIDGVTHLLTTDADQLVRDLVGAGVPFSGLEIRPTSLEDAFLAITNDAAPEAVQTGPQSGAVQSEARLTQPADV
- a CDS encoding winged helix-turn-helix domain-containing protein produces the protein MSGPPELDPVIHAQARLRVMATLATLCEGDRITFPRLQDVLQMTAGNLSVHLRKLEEAGYVEIVKTHQGRTPTTLVALTRRGRFAFEEYTLAVRALLDTPQTLDPAQTEER
- a CDS encoding ABC transporter permease; amino-acid sequence: MRLSLVHARYQLLETFRIPIAIVGSAFFPAASMLFFVVPFSGNDPVVATNATAAMVTFAVMSTNIFQYGIGVAEDRAQPWDPYLRTLPAGAAPRFAGRILAGLAMTMLSLIPVVVIAAVATEARVSGPAFLAALGTTVIIAVPFTLMGLAIGYSLPSKAAIVVAQILFFPLAFGGGLLFPPGQSPGFIETIAPYLPTRGAAELMWASVGDFAVNPLSLVMLGVWIVVLAAIAGWAYRRDEGRRFS
- a CDS encoding transporter, which produces MTGSFDNESVDEHDELPPADPAAALRLIAEQQAEAARKLSPNLLWYYWPWGLAWLIGFGLLFLRFGPDGRVFVELPLWLPLATLFTLLISAGIISGITGARTYGQVTGDSNRRGLWYGLAWGLGFSGVMVVLGQVSDYLPEDIAGLLWSGVPVGLTGALHMAGGAIWLDRNLFRLGAWISVINIVGVIAGPGWHALVVSIAGGGGMLVAGVVFLLRDRAGSAQRARRTPSARSDR